The Streptomyces sp. NBC_01439 genome contains the following window.
CAGGGTCGGTCGATGCGCGCGGGCAACCCCGCGAGACCGGTGTCGCGCATGATGCGTTCGACCGTGTCGGGCAGCGCGCTGTCGGCTCCGATGACGGTCTCGACGCCACCGGGAAGGAGGTCGCGCTCGCGGTACCAGTCCCGCAGTTCCCGCTCGGTGACCTGAGCCAGATAGTCGGGGTCGGCCTTCGAGGCATGCCGGGTCAGCGTCTCCTCGATCGGGACGTCGAGGTAGTAGCAGCGGGACACTCCACGGTGGTCGCCGAGCAGGCCCGCCAGCATGTCGCCGTACCGGTCGGCGTGCAGGATTCCCTCGACGACCACGTGGTAGCCGGCGTCCAGTGCGTAGCGGGCGACCGTGTCGATCAGCCCGATGTTGGCGCCGCCGGGCACGTCACGCTCCCTCAAGACGACCCGCCGCACGTTGTCCTGGCCGACGAGGGCCAGGCCACGGCCGAACCGGTCGCGGATCCCCGCCGCCACCGAGGACTTGCCCGCCGCCGAGTTCCCGCGAAGGACCACGAGCCGGGTCCCGTCACTTCCCACGGTCATTCGGCGCACCCTACCGATCCCCGAGGAGCCGGGGGAGGGGGCGGGGGAGGAGGCGGGGGCGGGCCGGGCAGGAGTCGGGTGCGGTCGGCGCCGTCCGCGGCGTACTCGACGAGGTCGCCGGGCTGCTGGAAGTGCACGGCGGCGGGGGCGCCCGCCCGGTACGCGTCCAGGCCGGCCCGGCAGTAGGCCACCATCGGCTCCGGCAGAGCGCCCAACGGGTACCAGCCCATGCCGTCACACCGGTCCGGCTCCGTCACCCGGGGCACGCCCGTCCACCGCCGTACCTCGAAGAAGACGCCGATCCGCGAACTGCCGCCCCGGGGAGGGCGGTGGTGGACGGTGACCGCCGCGGTCACGTCCGGCGCCGCGATCAGGACGCCGGTCTCCTCGCGGGCCTCCCGGATCACGGCTTCGACCATGTCCTCGTCCGGGTCGAGATGCCCGGACGGCAGGTGCCACAGGCCGGTCGCGTACACGGGCCCGGCCCTGCGCGACAGCAACACCTGCGGGCCGCAGCTGCCGTCGCGGCGCAGTACGAGGTGGACGTCGACCGGCACCGTGTGCCGGGGGCCGCCGCTCACGCTGCGGTCCGGGGGCGCGGGGCGCGGCGACCGCGGTCGTGCGGATGGTCCGGTGCTCGGGTGACGGTGCACCGGATCGTGGTCGTGGTCGTGGTCGTGGTCAGGGTCATGGGTGGTTCATGCCCAGCCGAGCTCGGTGTAGAGGCGACCGGCCCGGATGCCCTCGAGCGCAGCCCGGGCGTAGGGGACGACCGGTTCCGGGAGGTCGCCGACGGGCCACCAGTCCCAGGACAGGCAGCGGTCGGGCTCGCGCACCTCGGGTGTGCCGTGCCACTGCCGCGCGCGGAACACGAGCTGGATGCGGGGCAGGCCGCCCGGTCGGTCCACGACGTGCACGACGTGGACCAGTTCCACGTCGCCCGGGTCGATGCCCAGGCCGGCCTCCTCCTCCGCCTCCCGCACGAGGCAGGCGACGGCGGACTCCTGCTCGCAGTGTCCGGCGAGGAAGTGGTGGGTGGACGCCGCGAAGGCGGAGTCCGGGTGCCGCAGTCCGAGCAGGACCCGCCCGTCGCGTTCGAGGTAGAGGTGAACGCCGACGACGTTGCGTCGCGCCCGGCCGCCGGGTCGGGCCGGGGCCGGTACGGCGGCCGGGGCGAGGCCCCGGGCCCGGTGGAGGTCGATGACCTCCTTCGTCCACGGGCACATCGTCAGGAAGGGGATCGTGGCCGCGTCGAAGTGGCGGAACATGATGCCTTCGGGGCACGGGAGTTCGTCGGCGTCCCCGTCCCAGGCCCCCAGGTACACCTGGATGCGGCCCTCGGCCGGCCCGTCCGGCCCGGGCCCGTGGCAGCTGACGACCGTGAAGGGTTCCAACGGCACGGTCAGGCCGGTCTCTTCGAGGAGTTCCCGCTCGACGGCCTGCGCCGCCGTCGCCTCGCCCTCACGGCCGCCGCCCGGGACCGACCACGTGCCCGGATCGCAGATGTCCTTGTTGGCGTCGCGCAGGTGCAACAGGTACCGGCCTCGCGAGTCGACCAGCAGCGCGGCGGTGCCGTGCGGTTCGACGGATTCGGTCATCGGAGCTCCTTCACTCGTGCTCTGGAGAACGGTCCGGATCGGGGGCCGTCACGGCCGGGCCCGGGGCATCGCGCGAACCCGTGTTCGGGTGTGGGGCAGGGCCCTTGCGGGCTCGGGCCGGCCGACGTTGAAACTCGCTCGAACAGGTCGGTGTCACTCCTGAGGGGGATTGCGGGCGGGGGCTCGGGCGGCGCTGGCCAGGCGGTGGTGATCTGACGGCGCTGGTCAGACGGCGGTGGTCAGACGGCGCTGGTCAGGCGTTCCACCATGCGTCCGTGCCGCAGCCGACCTCGTAGTGCCACCACCCTTCGTCCCGCCCCCGGTCCAGGAGGGCTTTGATCCCGGCGAAGTCCGCGCCGGCCGGCGCGGTCAGGGCCAGCATGGGGAAGTCCTCGCTGAAGACCTCGCCGCCGAGCCCGAACTCCGACAGGCGCTGGTGCACCGCCTGCGGGCTGCGGCCCAGGGGGCCGGTGGGTACGGGCAGCACTCGGATCGTGCAGTTGCCGGAGGAACTGACCCGCCCGACGGCCCAGTGGAGGCCGTCGGAGTCGGTCCGGTACCGCACCACATCCCCCTCGGCCACCCCGTCCTGGAGGAAGGGGCAGTTCTCCACGCTCGCGGTGTCATCGCCGAGCTTCATCGCCCACAGGCCCTCGGTGTCCTGCGGGAACCACCCCTCGCGCGGGACGAACCGGAACCACACCTTGATCTTCTCGACCGCGTTCTCCATGACAGCCATCATGCGCCGATCCTCGATGCCACCGCGGACGGGGCGTGCGGGCCGGCCCGCGCCCGTGAGGGCCGCGGGCCGGCTCCGACCAGGTCCCGGGATCAGTGGGAGCCGGGGCGGGTGGTGCGGGCGTGGTCGGCCTCGAAGCGCCGGAAGGCCGCCTCCTGCCGCCACTCGACCTGCGCCTTCGGGCTGGCAGCCAGGAACCGGGCGCACCGCTCGCTCGGGTGCTCGGCGCCCTGCTGCTCCTTGGCACACGCCCCGGTCGGACGGTAGCCGGTACGGACGTCACGGTTCCACAGGCCCCGGCCGGGCAGGAACGAGTGTTCCAGGGAGGCCCGGGCGAGGTCCTTCAGCTCCGGGTAGCCGAGTCCGTACATCTCCGCAGCCCTGCGGTACTCGTCGGTGATCTCGATCCGGGACACGCCCGGGTCGTCGGTGGCGAGGACGACCGGCACGCCGTGGCGGCGGTAGGTGGCGAAGGGGTGCGCGTCGCCGGAGACGCGCAGGATCTGCTCGTTGCTGTGGAAGGGGACCTCGACCGCGATGCGCCGCTCGGCCATGTAGCGCATGAGCGACTCCCAGCGGTCCTCGTGCAGGACGGACACGCCGTGCCCGATCCGCTCGGCGCGGCCGGTCTGGGCGGCCTCCCTGATGTGGAAGGTGAGGTCCTCCGGCTTGACCAGGCCGGGCACCAGCTCGCCCGCGTGCAGGGTGATGTGCGCCGTCGGGTACTGGGTCTTGAGGTAGTTCAGCATCCGCATGTGCAGGCGGTAGTCGCGCAGGGCGACCAGGTCGTCCTCCGGCTGCACCAGGTTGACGGCGACGAAGCGCGGGTCGCGCTCGGCCAGCCGCATGCCGAGCGCCATCTGGGTGAACACCCGCTCGGGGGTGCCGGCGCGGGCGACCTGGGAAATCCACCGGTACGGCAGCGAGCACGCGGCGTCGGGCTGCGGAGTGTCACAGTGCGCGGCGCCACGGAACTCGACGTCGGTGGTGTCGGCATCGGTGCGGGCCTGGCGGACGACCGCGTCCAGGCCCCCGCCGGCGAGGAGCTTGTCGTGCATGCGGTCCAGGTCGGCGTCGTAGCCGACCCGGTCGGCGAGCTCACGGGCCTGGCCGGAGGCCGGGGAGATCATGGTCTCCAGATAGAACTGGTTCTGTCGGGCCACGGAGTTGGCGACCTGCGCGAGCATCCGGCCCGGGTGCCGCCAGGTCACCTCGCCGAACTTCCCGAAGGTCGCGAAGAAGTGGTCGTGGCCGTTGCCGTCCGCCGGGAAGTCCTGCATCGACCAGGCCCGGATCACCTGCTGGCGGAACGCCGCGTCGGTGACGGCGTCGGCGGCCGGCCGGGTGCCCGCCCCGCACGGCGGGGGTACCGCCGTGGTGGTGTCGGTGGTGATGCAGAGGCCGTCCCCGGCTGCGAGTTCGATCAGGAACTCGGTGGTGACCGCTCCGGACAAGTGGTTGTGCAGGTCACCACCCTTGGGGAGGTCGGCGAAGAAGTCTCCGGCACGGCCCGGCCCGGAAGCCGGGGGCGCGACGGAGGCGGGGGTGGCGGCCGCCGCGTACGCGGAGGCGGGCGCGAGCAGGGCGAGGGCGGAGAGCGCACCGATCAAGTGGGATGGGATCACGGGCACATGGTGGTGAAGCGGACCACCGCGCGCCGGTAGGCCGTGCCGAGCGCCTCCCCGCGTCACCCGGGAGGCCCCGCAGAGGATCGTTCCTTCCAACGAGGACCGCACCCACCACCTGCTCCTAGGGCACACCCTCTGGGCACAGGTACGCAGGACACCTCATGGAGTTGAGCCGTCGAGCCGGCCCCCGATCGCGACTCTCACCCCGCGACGTCGGGGAAGACGGCGTCCGTGATCCGGAGCATCTCGGCTTCGCTCAGGTGCGGGGGCGACCACCCGCGGAGGCGTGCGTGCTCGACGAACCGCGATCGGCCGGCGGGTGCCGTCTGATCGGGCCGCCCGCACAAAGGGCCGGCCGGGCGGGCCAGGACGGAGGTCGTCTGGAAGGCTGAGCGGCAGTGCCGGGAACAGCCGGGCCGGTCGGCGCGGTTGCACCGACCGAGGGACCGGCGCCGCACGGGCGGGGAGCACGGCGACCACGAGGTCGTCCGCCCCACCGGGATCCGGCCCTCCAGGATCGCGGTGAGTCCGCCGCGGACTCGGACCGAGAAGTACTTCCTCAGGAGGATTGTTTCGTGGCTGACCGGCCCTTGACGCTCATGGCAGTGCACGCCCACCCCGACGACGAGGCCACCGGAACCGGAGGGGTCCTCGCGCGGTACGCGGCAGAAGGCATCCGCACGGTTCTCGTGACGTGTACCGACGGCCGTTGCGGCGACGGACCGGGCGGGACCAAGCCGGGCGATCCCGCGCACGATCCGGCGACCGTCGCCTTGATGCGCCGTCAAGAACTCGAGGCGAGCTGTGACGTCCTGAAGATCAGCGATCTCGAAATGCTGGACTACGCCGACTCCGGGATGATGGGCTGGCCGAGCAACGACGCTCCCGGGTCCTTCTGGCAGCTCCCCGTCGAGGAAGGCGCGGCCCGACTCGCGGAACTCATGCGGCACTACCGACCCGATGTGGTCGTCACCTACGACGAGAACGGCTTCTACGGCCATCCCGACCACATCCAGGCCCATCGCATCACGATGGCGGCGTTGGAGATGACCGCGCTGACACCGAAGGTGTACTGGACGACGATGCCCCGCTCGGGGATGCAGCGCTTCGGGGAGATCATGCGCGAGTTCCATGAGGAGATGCCGGAGCCGGATCCCGCCGAGGCCGCCGCGATGGCCGAGATCGGCCTCCCCGACGATGAGATCACCACGTGGGTGGACACCACCGCGTACAGCGGTCAGAAGTTCGACGCGCTGGCCGCGCACGCCAGTCAGGGCGAGAACATCTTCTTCCTCAAGATGGGCAAGGAGAGGTTCGGCGAGTTGATGGGCATGGAGACCTTCGTACGCGTCAAGGACTCCACCGGCGCGGCCGTGCCCGAGAACGATCTCTTCGCCGGACTGCGCTGATCCCCTGTCCGACCGGGTCCGGGGAAGCTCGTCGGCCGTACGGCTACGGATCCTGCCTCCCCGCGCGTGCCAGCACGGGCGATGCAGGAGCTCGGCCGGTGCGGGTTCCCAGACCCGGACGTCGTCCCGCGGGACGCGCCGCCGCCGATCGAGGACGCCTCGCCCGGCAGCGCCTCGCCCGGGGCCGCGCGGCGGCCCGAAGCCGATCGCGGCTCCGGGCGCCCGGTTCTCCTCAGCTGAGGGCCGCCAGGACGCGGTCCGGGGTGAGCGGGAGCGCGCGGATCCGACAGCCGGTCGCGTGGTGGAAGGCATTGCCGATGGCTGCCGCCGTGCCGACGATGCCGATCTCGCCGATGCCCTTGCCGCCCACCGGGTTGAGGTGCTTGTCGTGCTCGTCCAGCCAGTGCACCTCGATGTCGGGCACGTCGGCATGGACGGGGACGTGGTAGGAGGCGAGGTCGTTCTGGGTGAAGTCCCCGAAAGCCGGGTCCATGGTGCTGTGTTCGGTGAGGGCCATGCCCAGGCCCATCACCATGCCGCCGACGAACTGGGAGCGGGCGGTGAGCGGGTTCAGGACGCGGCCCGCGGCGAAGACGCCCAGGAGCCTGCGGACCCGGACCTCGCCCGTGACGGTGTCGGTCTGCACCTCCGCGAAGTGGGCGCCGAACGCGTGCCTGGCGTACGGGGACTTCTGCTTGGCGGAGGCCGTCGTATCGGCCGGGACGGACACTCCGGCTTCCGGGATCGGGCCGGGGCGGCGGGCGAGCAGGGCGACCAGGCTCGTGCAGGCGTCGTGGACCGCCCAGCCCCAGGAGGCCGTACCGGCCGAGCCGCCGGCCACCGAGCCCTGCGGCAGTGCGGAGTGCCCGATCTCCACCGCCACCCGGTCCAGGGTGACCCGTAGCGCGTCGGCGGCGATCTGCGCCAGGACCGTACGGGCGCCGGTGCCGAGGTCCGTGGCGTTGGTCTGCACGAGGTAGGTGCCGTCGGGGAAGGCGTGCGCCCGCGCCGAGGAGGGGGCGACGTACACCGGGTAGGTGGCGGCGGCGACCCCGGTGCCGATCAGCAACGGGCCGTCCCGGCGCGGCGTGCGGTGCGCGGCCCAGTCGAACCGGGCGGCCCCCTCGCGCAGGCATTCCACCAGATGGCGGCTGCTGAACGGGTGGCCGCTGTCGGGCTCTGCCCCGGGCTCGTTCCGGACGCGCAACTCGACCGGGTCGATGCCGAGGGCGCAGGCCAGCTCGTCCATGGCCGATTCCAGCGCGTACATGCCGGGACACTCGCCGGGTGCCCGCATCCAGGAGGGCGTGGGGACGTCGAGGGGCACGACGCGGTGGGTGGTGAGGAGGGCCGGCGCGGCGTACATGACCCGGGCGGGGACGGCGGCCTGTTCGACGAACTCCCGGACGCGGGAGGTGTGGGTG
Protein-coding sequences here:
- a CDS encoding AAA family ATPase; this translates as MTVGSDGTRLVVLRGNSAAGKSSVAAGIRDRFGRGLALVGQDNVRRVVLRERDVPGGANIGLIDTVARYALDAGYHVVVEGILHADRYGDMLAGLLGDHRGVSRCYYLDVPIEETLTRHASKADPDYLAQVTERELRDWYRERDLLPGGVETVIGADSALPDTVERIMRDTGLAGLPARIDRP
- a CDS encoding NUDIX hydrolase: MSGGPRHTVPVDVHLVLRRDGSCGPQVLLSRRAGPVYATGLWHLPSGHLDPDEDMVEAVIREAREETGVLIAAPDVTAAVTVHHRPPRGGSSRIGVFFEVRRWTGVPRVTEPDRCDGMGWYPLGALPEPMVAYCRAGLDAYRAGAPAAVHFQQPGDLVEYAADGADRTRLLPGPPPPPPPPPPPAPRGSVGCAE
- a CDS encoding NUDIX hydrolase, coding for MTESVEPHGTAALLVDSRGRYLLHLRDANKDICDPGTWSVPGGGREGEATAAQAVERELLEETGLTVPLEPFTVVSCHGPGPDGPAEGRIQVYLGAWDGDADELPCPEGIMFRHFDAATIPFLTMCPWTKEVIDLHRARGLAPAAVPAPARPGGRARRNVVGVHLYLERDGRVLLGLRHPDSAFAASTHHFLAGHCEQESAVACLVREAEEEAGLGIDPGDVELVHVVHVVDRPGGLPRIQLVFRARQWHGTPEVREPDRCLSWDWWPVGDLPEPVVPYARAALEGIRAGRLYTELGWA
- a CDS encoding DUF4265 domain-containing protein; its protein translation is MMAVMENAVEKIKVWFRFVPREGWFPQDTEGLWAMKLGDDTASVENCPFLQDGVAEGDVVRYRTDSDGLHWAVGRVSSSGNCTIRVLPVPTGPLGRSPQAVHQRLSEFGLGGEVFSEDFPMLALTAPAGADFAGIKALLDRGRDEGWWHYEVGCGTDAWWNA
- a CDS encoding adenosine deaminase family protein, giving the protein MIPSHLIGALSALALLAPASAYAAAATPASVAPPASGPGRAGDFFADLPKGGDLHNHLSGAVTTEFLIELAAGDGLCITTDTTTAVPPPCGAGTRPAADAVTDAAFRQQVIRAWSMQDFPADGNGHDHFFATFGKFGEVTWRHPGRMLAQVANSVARQNQFYLETMISPASGQARELADRVGYDADLDRMHDKLLAGGGLDAVVRQARTDADTTDVEFRGAAHCDTPQPDAACSLPYRWISQVARAGTPERVFTQMALGMRLAERDPRFVAVNLVQPEDDLVALRDYRLHMRMLNYLKTQYPTAHITLHAGELVPGLVKPEDLTFHIREAAQTGRAERIGHGVSVLHEDRWESLMRYMAERRIAVEVPFHSNEQILRVSGDAHPFATYRRHGVPVVLATDDPGVSRIEITDEYRRAAEMYGLGYPELKDLARASLEHSFLPGRGLWNRDVRTGYRPTGACAKEQQGAEHPSERCARFLAASPKAQVEWRQEAAFRRFEADHARTTRPGSH
- a CDS encoding PIG-L family deacetylase encodes the protein MADRPLTLMAVHAHPDDEATGTGGVLARYAAEGIRTVLVTCTDGRCGDGPGGTKPGDPAHDPATVALMRRQELEASCDVLKISDLEMLDYADSGMMGWPSNDAPGSFWQLPVEEGAARLAELMRHYRPDVVVTYDENGFYGHPDHIQAHRITMAALEMTALTPKVYWTTMPRSGMQRFGEIMREFHEEMPEPDPAEAAAMAEIGLPDDEITTWVDTTAYSGQKFDALAAHASQGENIFFLKMGKERFGELMGMETFVRVKDSTGAAVPENDLFAGLR
- a CDS encoding xanthine dehydrogenase family protein molybdopterin-binding subunit; the protein is MDSSPAAPAPSLGSPATRLEGREKVTGRARYAAEYALPDRAYAWPVPAAVARGRVTAVDTAAALALPGVLDVLTPYDAPRLGPSDDPTLRVLQDPEVPHRGWYVALAVAETPEAARAAAAAVRVRYDAEPHDAVLHAGHPAAYTPEQVNGGYPGHREKGDAAAAFAAAPVRVDCAYAVPPLHNHPMEPHAATAHWDADAGTLTVYDSSQGSGFVRSTLAALFELPTDRVTVVSEHVGGAFGCKGTPRPHVVLAVMAARHTGRPVTLALPRRHLAAVVGHRAPTLHRVRLGARTDGTLTALAHEVTTHTSRVREFVEQAAVPARVMYAAPALLTTHRVVPLDVPTPSWMRAPGECPGMYALESAMDELACALGIDPVELRVRNEPGAEPDSGHPFSSRHLVECLREGAARFDWAAHRTPRRDGPLLIGTGVAAATYPVYVAPSSARAHAFPDGTYLVQTNATDLGTGARTVLAQIAADALRVTLDRVAVEIGHSALPQGSVAGGSAGTASWGWAVHDACTSLVALLARRPGPIPEAGVSVPADTTASAKQKSPYARHAFGAHFAEVQTDTVTGEVRVRRLLGVFAAGRVLNPLTARSQFVGGMVMGLGMALTEHSTMDPAFGDFTQNDLASYHVPVHADVPDIEVHWLDEHDKHLNPVGGKGIGEIGIVGTAAAIGNAFHHATGCRIRALPLTPDRVLAALS